One Prunus dulcis chromosome 7, ALMONDv2, whole genome shotgun sequence DNA segment encodes these proteins:
- the LOC117634868 gene encoding nucleosome assembly protein 1;2 isoform X1 produces the protein MSNDKDSMNMSDLAAGALNEEDRAGLVNALKNKIQSLAGQHSDILESLSPVVRKRVDFLREIQTQHDELEAKFFEERAALEAKYQKLYQPLYSKRYEIVNGVVEAEGATTEAANKEDNAAEEKGVPDFWLNAMKNNEVLAEEITERDEGALKYLRDIKWFRIDNPKGFKLEFYFDTNPFFKNSVLTKIYHMIDEDEPILEKAIGTEIEWYPAKCLTQKLLKKKPKKGSKNAKPITRTENCESFFNFFSPPQVPEDDEDIEEDAAEELQNQMEQDYDIGSTIRDKIIPHAVSWFTGEAIQGDDFGDLEDDEDDDIEDEDDDDEDEDEDEDDDEDDEDEDEGKTKKKTSAAHKKSGRAQLADGQQGERPPECKQQ, from the exons ATGAGCAACGACAAGGATAGCATGAACATGTCTGATCTCGCCGCTGGTG CTCTGAACGAAGAGGATCGAGCAGGCCTCGTTAACGCTCTCAAG AATAAGATACAGAGTTTGGCCGGGCAGCACTCTGATATCCTCGAGAGTCTCTCTCCTGTAGTCAGAAAGCGTGTTGATTTTCTTAGAGAAATCCAG ACCCAACATGATGAATTAGAAGCAAAGTTTTTTGAGGAGAGAGCAGCCCTAGAAGCCAAGTATCAGAAATTGTACCAGCCTTTGTATAGCAAG AGATACGAGATCGTAAATGGTGTTGTTGAAGCTGAAGGAGCTACTACTGAAGCAGCAAATAAAGAGGATAACGCAGCTGAGG AGAAAGGAGTGCCTGATTTCTGGCTCAATGCAATGAAAAACAATGAAGTGCTAGCTGAGGAG ATTACTGAGCGTGATGAAGGGGCCCTTAAATATCTTAGGGACATCAAGTGGTTTAGGATAGATAATCCCAAGGGGTTCAAACTTGAGTTCTACTTTGACACCAACCCCTTCTTTAAGAACTCTGTCTTGACAAAGATATATCACATGATAGATGAAGACGAACCCATTCTTGAGAAAGCAATAGG GACGGAGATTGAATGGTATCCGGCAAAATGTTTGACACAGAAGCTCCTTAAGAAGAAGCCTAAGAAGGGATCTAAGAATGCTAAGCCAATCACTAGAACTGAGAATTGCGAAAGcttcttcaacttttttaGTCCACCTCAAGTTCCTGAGGACGACGAAGATATTGAGGAAGATGCT GCTGAGGAACTCCAAAACCAGATGGAACAGGATTATGACATTGG GTCTACCATTCGAGATAAGATCATCCCCCATGCTGTTTCATGGTTTACGGGAGAAGCTATCCAGGGAGATGATTTTGGAGACttggaagatgatgaagacgatgacattgaagatgaagatgatgatgatgaggatgaagatgaggacgaagatgatgatgaagacgatgaagatgaagatgaaggcaaaaccaaaaagaag ACATCAGCTGCTCACAag AAGAGTGGAAGAGCACAACTTGCGGACGGTCAGCAGGGCGAGCGGCCTCCAGAATGCAAACAGCAGTAG
- the LOC117634868 gene encoding nucleosome assembly protein 1;2 isoform X2 has translation MSNDKDSMNMSDLAAALNEEDRAGLVNALKNKIQSLAGQHSDILESLSPVVRKRVDFLREIQTQHDELEAKFFEERAALEAKYQKLYQPLYSKRYEIVNGVVEAEGATTEAANKEDNAAEEKGVPDFWLNAMKNNEVLAEEITERDEGALKYLRDIKWFRIDNPKGFKLEFYFDTNPFFKNSVLTKIYHMIDEDEPILEKAIGTEIEWYPAKCLTQKLLKKKPKKGSKNAKPITRTENCESFFNFFSPPQVPEDDEDIEEDAAEELQNQMEQDYDIGSTIRDKIIPHAVSWFTGEAIQGDDFGDLEDDEDDDIEDEDDDDEDEDEDEDDDEDDEDEDEGKTKKKTSAAHKKSGRAQLADGQQGERPPECKQQ, from the exons ATGAGCAACGACAAGGATAGCATGAACATGTCTGATCTCGCCGCTG CTCTGAACGAAGAGGATCGAGCAGGCCTCGTTAACGCTCTCAAG AATAAGATACAGAGTTTGGCCGGGCAGCACTCTGATATCCTCGAGAGTCTCTCTCCTGTAGTCAGAAAGCGTGTTGATTTTCTTAGAGAAATCCAG ACCCAACATGATGAATTAGAAGCAAAGTTTTTTGAGGAGAGAGCAGCCCTAGAAGCCAAGTATCAGAAATTGTACCAGCCTTTGTATAGCAAG AGATACGAGATCGTAAATGGTGTTGTTGAAGCTGAAGGAGCTACTACTGAAGCAGCAAATAAAGAGGATAACGCAGCTGAGG AGAAAGGAGTGCCTGATTTCTGGCTCAATGCAATGAAAAACAATGAAGTGCTAGCTGAGGAG ATTACTGAGCGTGATGAAGGGGCCCTTAAATATCTTAGGGACATCAAGTGGTTTAGGATAGATAATCCCAAGGGGTTCAAACTTGAGTTCTACTTTGACACCAACCCCTTCTTTAAGAACTCTGTCTTGACAAAGATATATCACATGATAGATGAAGACGAACCCATTCTTGAGAAAGCAATAGG GACGGAGATTGAATGGTATCCGGCAAAATGTTTGACACAGAAGCTCCTTAAGAAGAAGCCTAAGAAGGGATCTAAGAATGCTAAGCCAATCACTAGAACTGAGAATTGCGAAAGcttcttcaacttttttaGTCCACCTCAAGTTCCTGAGGACGACGAAGATATTGAGGAAGATGCT GCTGAGGAACTCCAAAACCAGATGGAACAGGATTATGACATTGG GTCTACCATTCGAGATAAGATCATCCCCCATGCTGTTTCATGGTTTACGGGAGAAGCTATCCAGGGAGATGATTTTGGAGACttggaagatgatgaagacgatgacattgaagatgaagatgatgatgatgaggatgaagatgaggacgaagatgatgatgaagacgatgaagatgaagatgaaggcaaaaccaaaaagaag ACATCAGCTGCTCACAag AAGAGTGGAAGAGCACAACTTGCGGACGGTCAGCAGGGCGAGCGGCCTCCAGAATGCAAACAGCAGTAG
- the LOC117634868 gene encoding nucleosome assembly protein 1;2 isoform X3 codes for MSNDKDSMNMSDLAAGALNEEDRAGLVNALKNKIQSLAGQHSDILESLSPVVRKRVDFLREIQTQHDELEAKFFEERAALEAKYQKLYQPLYSKRYEIVNGVVEAEGATTEAANKEDNAAEEKGVPDFWLNAMKNNEVLAEEITERDEGALKYLRDIKWFRIDNPKGFKLEFYFDTNPFFKNSVLTKIYHMIDEDEPILEKAIGTEIEWYPAKCLTQKLLKKKPKKGSKNAKPITRTENCESFFNFFSPPQVPEDDEDIEEDAAEELQNQMEQDYDIGSTIRDKIIPHAVSWFTGEAIQGDDFGDLEDDEDDDIEDEDDDDEDEDEDEDDDEDDEDEDEGKTKKKKSGRAQLADGQQGERPPECKQQ; via the exons ATGAGCAACGACAAGGATAGCATGAACATGTCTGATCTCGCCGCTGGTG CTCTGAACGAAGAGGATCGAGCAGGCCTCGTTAACGCTCTCAAG AATAAGATACAGAGTTTGGCCGGGCAGCACTCTGATATCCTCGAGAGTCTCTCTCCTGTAGTCAGAAAGCGTGTTGATTTTCTTAGAGAAATCCAG ACCCAACATGATGAATTAGAAGCAAAGTTTTTTGAGGAGAGAGCAGCCCTAGAAGCCAAGTATCAGAAATTGTACCAGCCTTTGTATAGCAAG AGATACGAGATCGTAAATGGTGTTGTTGAAGCTGAAGGAGCTACTACTGAAGCAGCAAATAAAGAGGATAACGCAGCTGAGG AGAAAGGAGTGCCTGATTTCTGGCTCAATGCAATGAAAAACAATGAAGTGCTAGCTGAGGAG ATTACTGAGCGTGATGAAGGGGCCCTTAAATATCTTAGGGACATCAAGTGGTTTAGGATAGATAATCCCAAGGGGTTCAAACTTGAGTTCTACTTTGACACCAACCCCTTCTTTAAGAACTCTGTCTTGACAAAGATATATCACATGATAGATGAAGACGAACCCATTCTTGAGAAAGCAATAGG GACGGAGATTGAATGGTATCCGGCAAAATGTTTGACACAGAAGCTCCTTAAGAAGAAGCCTAAGAAGGGATCTAAGAATGCTAAGCCAATCACTAGAACTGAGAATTGCGAAAGcttcttcaacttttttaGTCCACCTCAAGTTCCTGAGGACGACGAAGATATTGAGGAAGATGCT GCTGAGGAACTCCAAAACCAGATGGAACAGGATTATGACATTGG GTCTACCATTCGAGATAAGATCATCCCCCATGCTGTTTCATGGTTTACGGGAGAAGCTATCCAGGGAGATGATTTTGGAGACttggaagatgatgaagacgatgacattgaagatgaagatgatgatgatgaggatgaagatgaggacgaagatgatgatgaagacgatgaagatgaagatgaaggcaaaaccaaaaagaag AAGAGTGGAAGAGCACAACTTGCGGACGGTCAGCAGGGCGAGCGGCCTCCAGAATGCAAACAGCAGTAG
- the LOC117634868 gene encoding nucleosome assembly protein 1;2 isoform X4 translates to MSNDKDSMNMSDLAAALNEEDRAGLVNALKNKIQSLAGQHSDILESLSPVVRKRVDFLREIQTQHDELEAKFFEERAALEAKYQKLYQPLYSKRYEIVNGVVEAEGATTEAANKEDNAAEEKGVPDFWLNAMKNNEVLAEEITERDEGALKYLRDIKWFRIDNPKGFKLEFYFDTNPFFKNSVLTKIYHMIDEDEPILEKAIGTEIEWYPAKCLTQKLLKKKPKKGSKNAKPITRTENCESFFNFFSPPQVPEDDEDIEEDAAEELQNQMEQDYDIGSTIRDKIIPHAVSWFTGEAIQGDDFGDLEDDEDDDIEDEDDDDEDEDEDEDDDEDDEDEDEGKTKKKKSGRAQLADGQQGERPPECKQQ, encoded by the exons ATGAGCAACGACAAGGATAGCATGAACATGTCTGATCTCGCCGCTG CTCTGAACGAAGAGGATCGAGCAGGCCTCGTTAACGCTCTCAAG AATAAGATACAGAGTTTGGCCGGGCAGCACTCTGATATCCTCGAGAGTCTCTCTCCTGTAGTCAGAAAGCGTGTTGATTTTCTTAGAGAAATCCAG ACCCAACATGATGAATTAGAAGCAAAGTTTTTTGAGGAGAGAGCAGCCCTAGAAGCCAAGTATCAGAAATTGTACCAGCCTTTGTATAGCAAG AGATACGAGATCGTAAATGGTGTTGTTGAAGCTGAAGGAGCTACTACTGAAGCAGCAAATAAAGAGGATAACGCAGCTGAGG AGAAAGGAGTGCCTGATTTCTGGCTCAATGCAATGAAAAACAATGAAGTGCTAGCTGAGGAG ATTACTGAGCGTGATGAAGGGGCCCTTAAATATCTTAGGGACATCAAGTGGTTTAGGATAGATAATCCCAAGGGGTTCAAACTTGAGTTCTACTTTGACACCAACCCCTTCTTTAAGAACTCTGTCTTGACAAAGATATATCACATGATAGATGAAGACGAACCCATTCTTGAGAAAGCAATAGG GACGGAGATTGAATGGTATCCGGCAAAATGTTTGACACAGAAGCTCCTTAAGAAGAAGCCTAAGAAGGGATCTAAGAATGCTAAGCCAATCACTAGAACTGAGAATTGCGAAAGcttcttcaacttttttaGTCCACCTCAAGTTCCTGAGGACGACGAAGATATTGAGGAAGATGCT GCTGAGGAACTCCAAAACCAGATGGAACAGGATTATGACATTGG GTCTACCATTCGAGATAAGATCATCCCCCATGCTGTTTCATGGTTTACGGGAGAAGCTATCCAGGGAGATGATTTTGGAGACttggaagatgatgaagacgatgacattgaagatgaagatgatgatgatgaggatgaagatgaggacgaagatgatgatgaagacgatgaagatgaagatgaaggcaaaaccaaaaagaag AAGAGTGGAAGAGCACAACTTGCGGACGGTCAGCAGGGCGAGCGGCCTCCAGAATGCAAACAGCAGTAG
- the LOC117636098 gene encoding DNA repair protein recA homolog 3, mitochondrial isoform X1, whose protein sequence is MARLLRNALSMKRFLFPPQVHRRGILVPSTQLCNFSSKGRKKSKSDGSDSNEENMSKKDLALQQALDQITSSFGKGSIMWLGRSASPRQVPVVSTGSFALDLALGTGGFPKGRVVEIFGPEASGKTTLALHVIAEAQKQGGYCVFVDAEHALDPSLAQAIGVNTENLLLSQPDCGEQALSLVDTLIRSGSVDVVVVDSVSKVAALVPKGELDGEMGDAHMAMQARLMSQALRKLSHSLSLSQTILIFTNQVRSKISTFGGFGGPTEVPCGGNALKFYASVRLNIRRIGLIKKGEETLGSQVQVKIVKNKLAPPFRTVHIELEFGKGICRESEIIELGVKNKFVTKSGSHYNLNGQNFHGKDALKRFLAENNTAMEELTTKLREKLVDVVTDNEAETEPMEEIVSPDSTDEDAVTAVGT, encoded by the exons ATGGCAAGGCTTCTCCGAAACGCTCTTTCTATGAAACGTTTTCTATTTCCACCACAG gtgCATCGGAGAGGAATATTGGTGCCATCTACTCAGCTTTgcaatttttcttctaaag GCAGAAAGAAATCTAAGTCAGATGGAAGTGACTCCAATGAAGAGAATATGTCCAAGAAAGATTTAGCCCTGCAGCAAGCCTTGGATCAGATTACATCCTCATTTGGAAAGGGATCTATAATGTGGCTTGGTCGGTCTGCCTCTCCTCGACAGGTCCCCGTGGTATCCACGGGTTCTTTTGCTCTGGATTTAGCACTGGGAACTGGTGGATTTCCGAAG GGACGTGTTGTGGAGATATTTGGTCCCGAGGCTTCTGGGAAAACTACTCTTGCTCTACATGTAATAGCCGAAGCACAGAAGCAAGGAG GGTACTGTGTTTTTGTTGATGCTGAGCATGCCCTTGATCCTTCACTGGCTCAGGCTATTGGGGTAAACACTGAGAATCTACTTCTCTCGCAACCTGATTGCGGTGAGCAAGCCCTCAGTCTTGTAGACACTCTAATCCGGAGTGGTTCAGTTGATGTTGTAGTTGTTGACAGTGTAAGTAAG GTGGCTGCCCTTGTGCCTAAAGGTGAACTTGATGGTGAGATGGGTGATGCTCATATGGCTATGCAGGCTAGATTAATGAGCCAGGCGCTTCGCAAATTGAGTCACTCTTTGTCTCTATCGCAGACAATATTAATCTTTACAAATCAG GTGAGGTCGAAGATTTCTACTTTTGGAGGATTTGGTGGGCCAACTGAAGTTCCTTGTGGCGGCAATGCTTTGAAGTTTTATGCTTCAGTGCGACTTAATATTAGGAGAATAGGGCTTATCAAGAAGGGTGAAGAG ACTTTAGGAAGTCAAGTTCAAGTGAAGATAGTGAAGAACAAACTTGCTCCTCCATTCAGAACAGTTCATATAGAGCTGGAGTTTGGTAAGGGTATATGTCGCGAATCAGAGATCATAGAATTGGGAGTGAAAAACAAATTCGTCACAAAGTCTGGTTCACATTATAATTTAAATGGTCAAAACTTCCATGGCAAGGATGCTCTGAAAAGGTTTTTAGCCGAGAATAACACTGCTATGGAAGAACTTACAACAAAGCTTAGGGAGAAGCTAGTAGATGTTGTGACAGACAATGAAGCAGAAACAGAACCTATGGAGGAAATTGTTTCACCTGATTCTACTGATGAAGATGCAGTTACGGCAGTCGGAACATAA
- the LOC117636098 gene encoding DNA repair protein recA homolog 3, mitochondrial isoform X3: MARLLRNALSMKRFLFPPQVHRRGILVPSTQLCNFSSKGRKKSKSDGSDSNEENMSKKDLALQQALDQITSSFGKGSIMWLGRSASPRQVPVVSTGSFALDLALGTGGFPKGRVVEIFGPEASGKTTLALHVIAEAQKQGGYCVFVDAEHALDPSLAQAIGVNTENLLLSQPDCGEQALSLVDTLIRSGSVDVVVVDSVSKVAALVPKGELDGEMGDAHMAMQARLMSQALRKLSHSLSLSQTILIFTNQTLGSQVQVKIVKNKLAPPFRTVHIELEFGKGICRESEIIELGVKNKFVTKSGSHYNLNGQNFHGKDALKRFLAENNTAMEELTTKLREKLVDVVTDNEAETEPMEEIVSPDSTDEDAVTAVGT, from the exons ATGGCAAGGCTTCTCCGAAACGCTCTTTCTATGAAACGTTTTCTATTTCCACCACAG gtgCATCGGAGAGGAATATTGGTGCCATCTACTCAGCTTTgcaatttttcttctaaag GCAGAAAGAAATCTAAGTCAGATGGAAGTGACTCCAATGAAGAGAATATGTCCAAGAAAGATTTAGCCCTGCAGCAAGCCTTGGATCAGATTACATCCTCATTTGGAAAGGGATCTATAATGTGGCTTGGTCGGTCTGCCTCTCCTCGACAGGTCCCCGTGGTATCCACGGGTTCTTTTGCTCTGGATTTAGCACTGGGAACTGGTGGATTTCCGAAG GGACGTGTTGTGGAGATATTTGGTCCCGAGGCTTCTGGGAAAACTACTCTTGCTCTACATGTAATAGCCGAAGCACAGAAGCAAGGAG GGTACTGTGTTTTTGTTGATGCTGAGCATGCCCTTGATCCTTCACTGGCTCAGGCTATTGGGGTAAACACTGAGAATCTACTTCTCTCGCAACCTGATTGCGGTGAGCAAGCCCTCAGTCTTGTAGACACTCTAATCCGGAGTGGTTCAGTTGATGTTGTAGTTGTTGACAGTGTAAGTAAG GTGGCTGCCCTTGTGCCTAAAGGTGAACTTGATGGTGAGATGGGTGATGCTCATATGGCTATGCAGGCTAGATTAATGAGCCAGGCGCTTCGCAAATTGAGTCACTCTTTGTCTCTATCGCAGACAATATTAATCTTTACAAATCAG ACTTTAGGAAGTCAAGTTCAAGTGAAGATAGTGAAGAACAAACTTGCTCCTCCATTCAGAACAGTTCATATAGAGCTGGAGTTTGGTAAGGGTATATGTCGCGAATCAGAGATCATAGAATTGGGAGTGAAAAACAAATTCGTCACAAAGTCTGGTTCACATTATAATTTAAATGGTCAAAACTTCCATGGCAAGGATGCTCTGAAAAGGTTTTTAGCCGAGAATAACACTGCTATGGAAGAACTTACAACAAAGCTTAGGGAGAAGCTAGTAGATGTTGTGACAGACAATGAAGCAGAAACAGAACCTATGGAGGAAATTGTTTCACCTGATTCTACTGATGAAGATGCAGTTACGGCAGTCGGAACATAA
- the LOC117636098 gene encoding DNA repair protein recA homolog 3, mitochondrial isoform X2 yields MARLLRNALSMKRFLFPPQVHRRGILVPSTQLCNFSSKGRKKSKSDGSDSNEENMSKKDLALQQALDQITSSFGKGSIMWLGRSASPRQVPVVSTGSFALDLALGTGGFPKGRVVEIFGPEASGKTTLALHVIAEAQKQGGYCVFVDAEHALDPSLAQAIGVNTENLLLSQPDCGEQALSLVDTLIRSGSVDVVVVDSVAALVPKGELDGEMGDAHMAMQARLMSQALRKLSHSLSLSQTILIFTNQVRSKISTFGGFGGPTEVPCGGNALKFYASVRLNIRRIGLIKKGEETLGSQVQVKIVKNKLAPPFRTVHIELEFGKGICRESEIIELGVKNKFVTKSGSHYNLNGQNFHGKDALKRFLAENNTAMEELTTKLREKLVDVVTDNEAETEPMEEIVSPDSTDEDAVTAVGT; encoded by the exons ATGGCAAGGCTTCTCCGAAACGCTCTTTCTATGAAACGTTTTCTATTTCCACCACAG gtgCATCGGAGAGGAATATTGGTGCCATCTACTCAGCTTTgcaatttttcttctaaag GCAGAAAGAAATCTAAGTCAGATGGAAGTGACTCCAATGAAGAGAATATGTCCAAGAAAGATTTAGCCCTGCAGCAAGCCTTGGATCAGATTACATCCTCATTTGGAAAGGGATCTATAATGTGGCTTGGTCGGTCTGCCTCTCCTCGACAGGTCCCCGTGGTATCCACGGGTTCTTTTGCTCTGGATTTAGCACTGGGAACTGGTGGATTTCCGAAG GGACGTGTTGTGGAGATATTTGGTCCCGAGGCTTCTGGGAAAACTACTCTTGCTCTACATGTAATAGCCGAAGCACAGAAGCAAGGAG GGTACTGTGTTTTTGTTGATGCTGAGCATGCCCTTGATCCTTCACTGGCTCAGGCTATTGGGGTAAACACTGAGAATCTACTTCTCTCGCAACCTGATTGCGGTGAGCAAGCCCTCAGTCTTGTAGACACTCTAATCCGGAGTGGTTCAGTTGATGTTGTAGTTGTTGACAGT GTGGCTGCCCTTGTGCCTAAAGGTGAACTTGATGGTGAGATGGGTGATGCTCATATGGCTATGCAGGCTAGATTAATGAGCCAGGCGCTTCGCAAATTGAGTCACTCTTTGTCTCTATCGCAGACAATATTAATCTTTACAAATCAG GTGAGGTCGAAGATTTCTACTTTTGGAGGATTTGGTGGGCCAACTGAAGTTCCTTGTGGCGGCAATGCTTTGAAGTTTTATGCTTCAGTGCGACTTAATATTAGGAGAATAGGGCTTATCAAGAAGGGTGAAGAG ACTTTAGGAAGTCAAGTTCAAGTGAAGATAGTGAAGAACAAACTTGCTCCTCCATTCAGAACAGTTCATATAGAGCTGGAGTTTGGTAAGGGTATATGTCGCGAATCAGAGATCATAGAATTGGGAGTGAAAAACAAATTCGTCACAAAGTCTGGTTCACATTATAATTTAAATGGTCAAAACTTCCATGGCAAGGATGCTCTGAAAAGGTTTTTAGCCGAGAATAACACTGCTATGGAAGAACTTACAACAAAGCTTAGGGAGAAGCTAGTAGATGTTGTGACAGACAATGAAGCAGAAACAGAACCTATGGAGGAAATTGTTTCACCTGATTCTACTGATGAAGATGCAGTTACGGCAGTCGGAACATAA
- the LOC117634908 gene encoding putative transcription factor bHLH041 encodes MDTAFQLDEGSRASFLRFIMQSFGCFYICLWSYMPPPSNCLFFLDGVYDEENQPSSSSGNQARRLFDEYRLSIFNVVENECVPGFAFRNSLPNLELQEIDLQRLASSSVQRQFYQEARIKTAVFMGCKSGEIELGLSNVPQINIKRELMRNWLPEAFSRQLSPHTAVANRPNNPDQQNPLSSSSSSFRSLSTMDSPEYSSILFNIPTTTTTSHINIPEVFTQPAPNPLQPINIVTSLEPMPPLNIISSSITSPHQQALQAFSRIRNTQFPAPEIEDAAMTRAILAVLSASPSSSSSHQPPPQTNVPPSSSTAHFLTPKTSAFKTYNSSPLAPRTPKSANVRKQIMLKRSISFLRSLNLMRLREGIQATRPTSSQLHHMISERKRREKLNESFHTLKSLLPSGTKKDKASVLTTAREYLTSLRAQVAELSKRNQQLEARLPPAAKEAYNEEAAAAAGSSNERVSVTLTRAVSESTPDQDQQIFDLQVVLRSVECCTEDLVIRILEFLKQVNNVSLMSMEANTWMSGSDSNVNRVILRLRVDQGTEWDEAAFQEAVRRVVADLALNNCRNQ; translated from the exons ATGGACACTGCCTTCCAGCTCGATGAAGGCTCTCGCGCCAGTTTTCTTAGATTCATCATGCAGTCTTTTGGCTGCTTCTACATCTGCTTATGGTCTTATATGCCCCCTCCTTCTAA CTGCTTATTCTTTCTTGATGGTGTCTATGATGAAGAAAATCAACCAAGCTCTTCTTCTGGGAATCAGGCTCGGAGGCTTTTTGATGAGTATCGGCTGTCAATATTCAATGTTGTCGAAAATGA ATGTGTTCCAGGATTCGCTTTCAGGAATAGTCTTCCGAATCTAGAATTGCAAGAAATTGACCTACAAAGACTGGCATCAAGCAGTGTACAGAGGCAATTTTATCAG GAAGCAAGGATTAAG ACTGCAGTTTTCATGGGGTGCAAGAGTGGAGAGATTGAGCTTGGCCTCTCCAATGTGCCTCAA ATAAACATAAAAAGGGAACTGATGAGAAACTGGTTGCCAGAAGCTTTCTCCAGACAATTATCTCCGCATACAGCAGTTGCCAACAGGCCAAATAATCCTGATCAGCAAAACCCACTttcatcctcctcctcatcttTTAGATCACTGTCCACCATGGACAGCCCTGAATATTCCTCCATCCTCTTCAACATtccaaccaccaccactactTCTCACATTAATATCCCAGAAGTCTTTACACAACCAGCTCCTAATCCATTGCAACCTATTAATATTGTTACTTCATTAGAACCAATGCCACCCTTAAATATCATTAGTAGTTCCATTACTAGTCCTCATCAACAAGCCTTGCAAGCATTTTCTCGAATACGAAACACCCAATTCCCTGCCCCTGAGATCGAAGATGCCGCAATGACAAGAGCCATCCTTGCAGTTCTATctgcttctccttcttcttcttcttcacatcaGCCACCCCCACAAACTAATGTTccaccttcttcttctactgCTCACTTTCTCACTCCAAAGACAAGTGCTTTCAAGACTTACAACTCCTCACCTTTAGCCCCAAGAACGCCGAAGAGCGCTAATGTACGCAAGCAAATCATGCTCAAGAGATCCATTTCCTTCTTGAGAAGTTTGAATCTAATGAGACTTCGCGAAGGTATCCAAGCTACTCGACCCACTAGCAGTCAGCTTCATCACATGATATCGGAGCGTAAAAGGCGTGAGAAACTCAACGAAAGCTTTCATACATTGAAATCACTACTTCCTTCAGGAACCAag AAAGACAAAGCATCGGTGCTTACAACTGCAAGGGAGTACTTGACTAGTTTGAGAGCTCAAGTTGCTGAGCTTAGTAAAAGAAACCAACAGTTGGAGGCAAGGCTTCCTCCAGCTGCCAAAGAAGCTTATAATGAAGAAGCAGCAGCTGCAGCAGGCTCCTCAAATGAAAGAGTTAGTGTTACGCTTACACGAGCGGTATCCGAATCAACCCCAGATCAAGATCAGCAAATTTTTGACTTGCAAGTGGTTCTAAGATCAGTAGAATGCTGCACTGAAGATTTGGTGATTCGAATATTGGAATTCTTGAAGCAGGTTAACAATGTAAGCTTGATGTCCATGGAAGCCAATACTTGGATGTCTGGATCTGATTCTAACGTCAACCGCGTAATCTTGAGATTAAGAGTTGATCAG GGGACCGAATGGGACGAGGCTGCCTTCCAGGAAGCAGTGAGAAGGGTGGTTGCTGACTTGGCATTGAATAATTGCCGCAATCAATGA